CAGGTCCTGAGGTTCTATCTTCCCATATGCCTCGGTACAGTTATTGTGGTCTCGCTCTTTATGATGACCAAAAAGATACCTCGCTGGGCTGGCGGAATTTTAGTCCTTCTATACTTGATTTTCATTGCCGGAAGTTATATCTAAAAGAGGGTGTAGAAAATGACAGAAATAAACTCAACGAAAGCGAAAAGGCGGATACCTTTTGACAAACCAATCAAGATTGTTATACTGTTTTTTCACTTTATCGGCTTCAGCGTCTGGTATGGTGGAGCGGTAATAGTGGGAGAAGTCCCGGCTATATTCCCTGCAATGACGGTGGTTTCTGGCGTGTTTCTGGTTGCTCGCGAACTCTATAAGGATGGGTCCGTGTGGCTTAGAGTAAGCGAGGGAGTATTGACCATGCTCAAAGTGGTGCTGCTTGCAGTTGCCAGCGCGTTGATGATATACGAAGTTCCCATATTGAGCATAGTAATGCTGTGTGGGCTACTCAGTTCGCATCTTCCTGAAGAAGTTAAAGAAAAGAGGATTCTCTAATTAACAAACATCAGGGATTGCCATGACAAATAGAATGAAAGAGCTGAACTGGCAAGAAGCGTGGGAAGAGAAGCGGCAGGTGCGCGACCTCGAAAAAGCATTTGAAAAGGAAATCATCGAGCAGTACGTATCGAGAGAGGGTTTGCATAAAGAGAAACGTCCGGCAGTGGTGATGTGGTGGGAGATTAGAAAGAGGTGAATTGGAGGCAAGATGGTTTTACCAAAGGAATTATGAACAAAGACAATGTTTACAGCAGGGTAGCAGGTAACGTATTTCCTTTTAGGACTATGGAATAGGGATAAATTTGGCATACCATTTCAGAACATAAGCGCCTTTGTCCATTGTGGTGTACCGCTTACCGCAATCTGAGCATAGTCTATTATTGCAGCCCAATGAGATCTCACGGTATTCCCCACATTTTGGACTGTAATAAACGAAACAGCCCCTATCGGGACCTTTGCAGCTCATCATCTTCTCCTCTTCTCTCTTCTCTACCTCTCTTATCTCTCCCCTGTGGAGGAGAGAGTATCGGTCCCGGTCCCAATTGTGATTATCTGTGAATATTTGTTTTTATAGATGAGAAGAAAGAGGAAGGGGATGAAAGGCGAGATAATCACTTCTTCCTTAATTCAAAACATGCATGACCTTTTATCTAAGAATTTTCATTTGATTCAATGAAATAAAATGGAAGGAAGTCATATTTTATATACAACAATGAAATGCAGTGATGAGCGATAAGCATAACGAAGGAGCATCAACAGAGGAGAAGATATGGAGGCTCAGCAAGCTCCATGATCTTCTGCCGCTACATAGGGTATTACTTGGTCATGACGGCTCAATGACGCTACTGCTGGAGTTAATTGTATGCAGTGAGGTTGAACTTGCTACAATCAGGCAATCGGTGGTGCCATGCCCGGAAGGCGCAGCAGAGTTACTCGGTGCTGATGCGGGTGTGGCGGTAAATGAACGCGATATCATTATCATGAAGAAGAGCGATAGAACGCCACTGCTCTATGCACGGTCTTATACACCACTATCGAGATTGAAGCCCGAGTTTAAAGAAGACCTGATGAAAGCAGATATCCCGATAGGCAGGATAATGCAGAAGTATAGAATAGAAGCGCGGCGGGAGATACTGGATGTGGGCTATCAGGAGCGTGAGCATCGGCTGGAATCGCTATTTCAGTGCTCAGCACCATTCCTATGGCGGATATACAATATAATCACAGGTGGTAAAGTATTAATAACAGTAAAAGAGTATTTCCCCGTCTCGTTACCTGGAACGTGTTACACCAATTCGCTTACAGTATTGAGAAACCGGGCAAATACTGCACCTGGGACTTAGTGGCGTGCATACGCTCCTGCCATGCAGTACGAATAGCTCATTGAGGATTATCCAGTTCTGTTTGGGTACAATCCTGCGTAATGCAAATTCGGTCTCATTCGGGTTCCTGGTTGCAACGATGCCCATGCGATTGGATATGCGATGCACGTGTGTATCAACAGCGATACCGGGCTTATTATAGCCAATCGTGAGTACTATATTTGCGGTCTTTCGACCCACACCCCGGAGCTTCAGGAGTTCATCCAGCTCATCTGGCACCTTAGAGTTATACCGCTCAACCAGAGTAGAGCAGATCTCAACGATTTGCTTCGCTTTCCGGTGATAGAACCCCACTGGATATATTGCAGACTCTATATCACTAATTCGGAGTTTTAGCATCTCTTCGGGCGTCTTCGCTAACGAGAACAAGCGCTCTGCCGCTTTTGACGTCACTTCATCATGGGTTCTCAGGCTCAACAGGCACGAAATGAGTGTCAGAAACGGATCGCCCCTCGTTGCAGGCGCCATAAGTAACGAGCTCCCCGCCTGGTATCGTTCCTTCAATATCTGTATCACTTTCTCTACATCTGTATCTGTGCCCGTATCCGTATCCATATCCATATCTGTATTAATTTCTCTCATTGATTTGATTCCGTTATTGGGCTGGTATGGGATGAGTACAGCATCGTTCATCATCGCCTGTAATAGACCTTCCTCACAGGCCACGAAATCTCTATCCCTTCTTCATCATAGCGCCTCTTCAACGCCTTTATGAACTCATGCATAACCAGATATTTAGCTGTCGGTTCTTCAACACGTAGAATAATCGAGAAATTTATGTTCGAATCGCCGAAGGTATGGTATCGGATAAAGGGCTCGAAAGTCTTCACCGCTCCTGGTACAGTCTCCTGTATTCGCTTGCCCACCTCATTCGTTATTCGCTCCACCTTATCCAGGTCAGATTCGTAAGCCACGCCACACTGGACCACCACTGACATCTCCTGCACTGGCAACGAATTATTCACGATTATACTATCAGCGAGTTTTGAATTCGGAACCACGACATAAGTATTTGGCAGAGTCCTTATTCTTGTAGACCGCCAGCCAATATCCTCAACAAAACCCGATATGCCACCCTCTATATCTATGAAGTCACCAACATTTATCGGGCGGTCAGAGAGGAGATGCAGCCCCCCAAATAAGTTTGCAAGTGTGTTCTGAAGTGCCAACCCGATAGCCAGGCCACCGACCCCGAAGGATAGAAGCAGAGGGCTTATATCTATCTTAAAATGGCGTAGAATCATAAGAACCGCGAGCAGATAAATACCCAGTGCTACTAAATTGCTTATCAACTTCGGCATCTTCTCGAATTTCTTCTGCACTCGCAGCCATCGACTTATCAGAATGCTGAGCACACTGGATATTATCAAGGCTATTAGTATAGTCATGACTACGAAATAAGCACCTTTTATATAATCCGAATAGGGCGTCAGGGCAGATAGAGATAGCAGCCCGAAATATAGCCCGATGAGGATTAT
This portion of the Methanophagales archaeon genome encodes:
- a CDS encoding transposase zinc-binding domain-containing protein, with protein sequence MFTDNHNWDRDRYSLLHRGEIREVEKREEEKMMSCKGPDRGCFVYYSPKCGEYREISLGCNNRLCSDCGKRYTTMDKGAYVLKWYAKFIPIP
- a CDS encoding DUF98 domain-containing protein produces the protein MSDKHNEGASTEEKIWRLSKLHDLLPLHRVLLGHDGSMTLLLELIVCSEVELATIRQSVVPCPEGAAELLGADAGVAVNERDIIIMKKSDRTPLLYARSYTPLSRLKPEFKEDLMKADIPIGRIMQKYRIEARREILDVGYQEREHRLESLFQCSAPFLWRIYNIITGGKVLITVKEYFPVSLPGTCYTNSLTVLRNRANTAPGT
- a CDS encoding endonuclease III yields the protein MACEEGLLQAMMNDAVLIPYQPNNGIKSMREINTDMDMDTDTGTDTDVEKVIQILKERYQAGSSLLMAPATRGDPFLTLISCLLSLRTHDEVTSKAAERLFSLAKTPEEMLKLRISDIESAIYPVGFYHRKAKQIVEICSTLVERYNSKVPDELDELLKLRGVGRKTANIVLTIGYNKPGIAVDTHVHRISNRMGIVATRNPNETEFALRRIVPKQNWIILNELFVLHGRSVCTPLSPRCSICPVSQYCKRIGVTRSR
- a CDS encoding mechanosensitive ion channel family protein, whose amino-acid sequence is MEVGMEGLIHSEYFHFALIILSSLIISKVVHIIIVRYLRSIAARTKTDIDDMLLKIIIKPLCGSIILIGLYFGLLSLSALTPYSDYIKGAYFVVMTILIALIISSVLSILISRWLRVQKKFEKMPKLISNLVALGIYLLAVLMILRHFKIDISPLLLSFGVGGLAIGLALQNTLANLFGGLHLLSDRPINVGDFIDIEGGISGFVEDIGWRSTRIRTLPNTYVVVPNSKLADSIIVNNSLPVQEMSVVVQCGVAYESDLDKVERITNEVGKRIQETVPGAVKTFEPFIRYHTFGDSNINFSIILRVEEPTAKYLVMHEFIKALKRRYDEEGIEISWPVRKVYYRR